A genome region from Salvelinus alpinus chromosome 26, SLU_Salpinus.1, whole genome shotgun sequence includes the following:
- the LOC139554927 gene encoding nuclear receptor subfamily 1 group D member 2-like — protein sequence MESTKAGGVIAYISSSSPESCHSDSNDCYNSSSLTHNSSHSCRQGNVVDTPLTMAGLPLAHTTAKTSAKCSITKINGLVLLCKVCGDIASGFHYGVHACEGCKGFFRRSIQQNIQYKKCLKNESCAIMRINRNRCQQCRFKKCLLVGMSKDSVRFGRIPKREKQRMLLEMQSAVNNMMNNNSQLHSQLHGNTPLPLANQPQVPACPGEPRPQDVDSGLGSASSSTSPAASPGSNQSEEPKHHPESAVAMDTSPSPISASPSSGSDRGSEDGIGSVTRAHQETFMYNQKQGSPSPQSDAQQTSPGEEQYVSDTGKRIEERNRNQQNDLSPFTATQAHDQAQERPTNTGPQGPDRHHCQENDTTTPSHCPYSRGTPTTQNQCPYSRDRLPNSSPSGYFPAYTHHGGNNSTSQATSNSHGGFTGPLCSGGNRMHLLCPMNTSPHVNPHKSGHGIWEEFSHSFTPAVREVVEFAKQIPGFSDLSQHDQVSLLKAGTFEVLVIRFASLFDVKDRTVTFLGGTKYSVETLRAMGAGDFLTSMMDFSENLMRLGLSEEEMSLFTTVVLISADRSGIENVNSVEALQETLIRHLKGLITKNHPNESAIFTKLLLRLPELRSLNNMHSEQLLAFKVHH from the exons ATGGAATCTACAAAAGCAG GGGGTGTAATAGCCTACATCAGCTCCTCCAGCCCTGAGTCATGTCATAGTGACTCAAATGACTGCTACAACTCCTCCTCCCTGACACACAACTCCTCCCACAGCTGTCGCCAGGGCAACGTGGTGGACACGCCCCTAACCATGGCAGGTCTCCCACTGGCCCATACTACAGCAAAGACCAGTGCAAAATGCAGCATTACTA AAATCAACGGCCTGGTGCTGCTGTGTAAGGTGTGTGGAGATATTGCATCTGGATTCCACTATGGGGTCCATGCCTGTGAGGGCTGCAAG ggtttCTTCCGTCGGAGCATCCAGCAGAACATCCAGTATAAGAAGTGCCTGAAGAACGAGAGCTGTGCCATCATGAGGATCAACAGGAACCGCTGCCAGCAGTGTCGCTTCAAGAAGTGTCTGCTGGTCGGCATGTCCAAGGACT CTGTGCGTTTCGGCCGCATCCCAAAGCGTGAGAAGCAGCGCATGCTGCTAGAGATGCAGAGTGCCGTGAACAACATGATGAACAACAACAGCCAGCTACACAGCCAGCTCCACGGCAACACCCCCCTCCCCCTGGCCAATCAGCCTCAGGTGCCGGCCTGCCCTGGGGAGCCCCGCCCCCAAGATGTTGACTCTGGTTTAGGCTccgcctcttcctccacctctcccgcCGCTTCCCCCGGATCCAACCAATCAGAGGAGCCCAAACATCACCCAGAGTCTGCGGTCGCCATGGATACAAGCCCAAGCCCTATATCGGCGTCTCCATCAAGTGGTTCAGACCGCGGGTCAGAGGATGGGATTGGCTCGGTGACCCGGGCCCACCAGGAGACCTTCATGTACAATCAGAAGCAAGGTAGCCCCTCCCCCCAGTCCGATGCCCAGCAGACCTCCCCGGGGGAGGAGCAATATGTCAGTGACACTGgaaagaggatagaggagaggaaccGGAACCAGCAGAATGACCTGTCCCCATTCACAGCCACTCAGGCCCACGACCAGGCTCAGGAGAGGCCCACCAACACTGGGCCTCAGGGCCCTGACAGGCACCATTGCCAGGAGAACGACACCACCACCCCCAGCCATTGCCCCTACAGCAGAGGTACTCCCACCACCCAGAATCAATGTCCCTACAGCAGAGACAGACTGCCCAACAGCTCCCCTAGTGGCTATTTCCCAGCCTACACCCACCATGGAGGCAACAACAGCACTAGCCAGGCCACCTCCAACTCCCATGGAGGATTCACAGGACCACTGTGTAGCGGGGGCAACAGGATGCATCTG CTGTGTCCCATGAACACATCTCCCCATGTGAATCCCCATAAGTCAGGCCATGGGATCTGGGAGGAGTTCAGCCACAGTTTCACCCCGGCCGTCAGGGAGGTGGTGGAGTTTGCCAAGCAGATCCCAGGCTTCAGCGACCTCTCTCAACACGACCAGGTCAGCCTGCTCAAGGCTGGTACCTTTGAG GTGCTAGTGATCCGTTTTGCGTCGCTGTTTGACGTGAAAGACCGCACTGTGACATTCCTGGGTGGTACCAAGTACAGCGTGGAGACGTTACGAGCCATGGGCGCCGGCGACTTCCTGACCTCCATGATGGACTTCAGCGAAAATCTGATGCGGCTCGGCCTTAGCGAGGAGGAGATGAGCCTGTTCACCACTGTTGTCCTCATCTCTGCCG ATCGCTCAGGGATTGAGAACGTGAACTCTGTGGAGGCGCTTCAGGAGACTCTGATCCGGCACCTGAAGGGCCTCATCACTAAGAACCACCCTAACGAGTCGGCCATATTCACCAAGCTGCTCCTCAGACTGCCCGAACTGCGCTCCCTTAATAACATGCACTCTGAGCAGCTGCTGGCCTTCAAGGTCCATCACTAG